CCGCTGCTGGCCCGCGAGCGCCACATCGAGGTGGCCCAGGCTCGTCGGCAGGACGCCCGCGGCTACACGAACCTCCTGGAGTTGCGCCTGCAAGGCGACCCCGAAACCGTCGTCGCCGGCGCTCTGCTTGATCGCGACCTGCCGCGCATAGTCGGCATCGGGGATTACGATCTGGACCTTCCGCCCGCCGACACCGCCCTGCTGATCTGGCGCAAGTCCCCCTCCCGCCCCGGCTTCATCGGCAGGGTCGGCACCCTCCTTGGCGAAGCCGGAGTGAACATCTCCGCCATTCAGGTCAGTCATGAAGCGCCGGACGAAGTCGGCCTGATGGCACTCACGGTACAGTCCGCCATACCCGAAGACGCCCTCGCCGAGATCAACAACCTCGACGGCGTCACGATGACACGAGTTATTGCTTTTCCTGAGCGTCAAACGGAGCTGTCATGAGAATCCTGGTGACCAATGACGACGGGGTGTTTGCCGAAGGCCTGCGCGTGCTGGTGAAGGCGCTGGTCGAGGTGGCGGAAGTGCTCGTCATCGCCCC
This window of the bacterium genome carries:
- a CDS encoding 5'/3'-nucleotidase SurE, producing the protein MRILVTNDDGVFAEGLRVLVKALVEVAEVLVIAP